A portion of the Nitratidesulfovibrio termitidis HI1 genome contains these proteins:
- a CDS encoding ABC transporter permease → MRHPMLATGLSLVLAMSAAALLAPWIAPHDPTALDLTAILQPPSSAHPLGTDALGRDVFSRMLHGARVSLWVGFVSVGISVAIGLALGLAAGYFGGLADELIMRCVDIMLCFPSFFLILAVIAFLEPSLLNIMAVIGLTSWMGVARLVRAETLSLRERDFIAAARLAGAGPVRILSLHVLPNAVAPVLVSATLGVAGAILTESALSFLGLGVQPPMPSWGNMLLEGKDVLEIAPWLSVFPGCAILLTVLGYNLLGESLRDLLDPRLKR, encoded by the coding sequence ATGCGCCACCCCATGCTGGCCACCGGCCTTTCGCTGGTGCTGGCCATGTCGGCGGCGGCCCTGCTGGCCCCGTGGATAGCCCCGCACGACCCCACCGCGCTGGACCTGACGGCCATCCTGCAACCGCCGTCTTCCGCGCACCCGCTGGGCACCGACGCCCTGGGCCGCGACGTGTTCTCGCGCATGCTGCACGGGGCACGGGTGTCCTTGTGGGTGGGCTTCGTCTCGGTGGGCATCTCCGTTGCCATCGGCCTCGCGCTGGGGTTGGCGGCGGGCTACTTCGGCGGGCTGGCGGACGAACTGATCATGCGCTGCGTGGACATCATGCTGTGCTTCCCCTCGTTTTTCCTGATCCTTGCGGTCATCGCCTTCCTGGAGCCCAGCCTGCTGAACATCATGGCGGTGATCGGGCTCACCTCGTGGATGGGCGTGGCCCGGCTGGTGCGGGCGGAAACCCTGTCCCTGCGCGAACGCGACTTCATCGCCGCCGCCCGGCTGGCCGGGGCGGGACCGGTGCGCATCCTGTCGCTGCACGTGCTGCCCAACGCCGTGGCTCCGGTGCTGGTTTCCGCCACGCTGGGCGTGGCCGGGGCCATCCTGACCGAATCGGCCCTGAGCTTTCTGGGGCTTGGCGTGCAACCGCCCATGCCCAGTTGGGGCAACATGCTGCTGGAGGGCAAGGACGTGCTGGAGATCGCCCCGTGGCTGTCCGTCTTTCCGGGCTGCGCCATCCTGCTCACCGTGCTCGGCTACAATCTGCTGGGTGAAAGCCTGCGCGACCTGCTGGACCCGCGCCTGAAGCGCTAG
- a CDS encoding glycosyltransferase — MRIACVGTHLAASLRRMGHEVLDLHPHGGIVDIAALLDAQGFAPDLLVQQETLGARVILAGLETLRCRKAYWAIDSHLNMHWHRHYARLFDVLFTPHLSLFRALPPQWRHPQATHLPMYGHARPWLPHAGRGHDISMVGVLDKHRPLRGWLAELLRDRFGVQARQGVPFADMLRLYGDTRIIPNESIGFEVNFRLTEGASCGACVLTPDVGPDQDALFDDGHEMVVYADGLDMLEKLRFLLRRPDVAERIGHAAWQRVQTQHLPDHRAATVLDAVDTASGHAATGTAGAEALWLTLFHRMRSGVLDLPPDAVSTALDNLPETSANMAARLRVAAEPPKGQPTLPVRETPALADLLDRLLATGAHADDVDVNVAAAGAALVRGDLKAAKPFWYRLHQARRLREPEKPQSVYHACLLWAELLRREGRDAQPGFTYDPERHCPEAAFEMLVLAQRHNGNDLEWMRGVERLTSRRKALTFYRLGILARLALEPGAPWRTQAEYGLACLRAYRVEQGLHELAEAGRRATAEDQERAFLRLLDGNGPGGHLRRGLDVAPTAPSAHLRVAKPNAEADISPDATAAPPADDGDRT; from the coding sequence ATGCGCATCGCCTGCGTCGGCACGCACCTGGCCGCCAGCCTCCGGCGCATGGGGCACGAGGTGCTGGACCTGCACCCCCACGGCGGCATCGTGGACATCGCCGCCCTGCTGGACGCCCAGGGCTTCGCCCCCGACCTGCTGGTGCAGCAGGAAACGCTGGGCGCGCGGGTGATCCTGGCCGGGCTGGAAACCCTGCGTTGCCGCAAGGCCTACTGGGCCATCGACAGCCACCTGAACATGCACTGGCACCGCCACTACGCGCGGCTGTTCGACGTGCTGTTCACCCCCCACCTTTCGCTGTTCCGGGCGCTGCCGCCGCAGTGGCGCCACCCGCAGGCCACGCATCTGCCCATGTACGGGCACGCCCGCCCGTGGCTACCGCACGCCGGGCGCGGGCACGACATCTCCATGGTGGGCGTGCTGGACAAGCACCGCCCCCTGCGCGGCTGGCTGGCCGAACTTCTGCGGGACCGGTTCGGCGTGCAGGCCCGACAGGGCGTACCCTTTGCCGACATGCTGCGCCTGTACGGCGACACGCGCATCATCCCCAACGAATCCATCGGGTTCGAGGTCAACTTCCGTCTCACGGAAGGGGCCTCGTGCGGGGCCTGCGTGCTCACGCCCGACGTGGGACCCGACCAGGACGCACTGTTCGACGACGGCCACGAAATGGTGGTCTACGCCGATGGGCTGGACATGCTGGAAAAACTGCGCTTCCTGCTGCGCAGGCCGGATGTGGCCGAACGCATCGGCCATGCCGCGTGGCAACGGGTGCAGACGCAGCATTTGCCGGACCACCGGGCGGCCACGGTGCTGGATGCCGTGGACACGGCATCGGGCCATGCCGCCACCGGCACGGCAGGCGCCGAGGCCCTGTGGCTGACGCTGTTCCACCGCATGCGCTCCGGCGTGCTGGATCTGCCGCCGGACGCGGTGTCCACCGCTCTGGACAACCTGCCCGAAACTTCGGCGAACATGGCCGCGCGGCTGCGCGTTGCGGCGGAGCCGCCCAAGGGCCAGCCCACCCTGCCGGTGCGCGAAACACCGGCCCTTGCCGACCTGCTCGACCGGCTGCTGGCCACCGGGGCCCACGCGGACGATGTGGACGTCAACGTGGCCGCCGCAGGGGCAGCGCTGGTGCGCGGCGACCTGAAGGCCGCCAAGCCCTTCTGGTACCGCCTGCACCAGGCGAGACGCCTGCGTGAACCGGAAAAACCGCAGTCGGTGTACCACGCCTGCCTGCTGTGGGCGGAACTGCTGCGCCGCGAAGGCCGCGACGCCCAGCCTGGCTTCACCTATGACCCGGAGCGCCACTGTCCCGAGGCCGCCTTCGAGATGCTGGTGCTGGCGCAACGTCACAATGGCAACGACCTTGAATGGATGCGGGGGGTTGAGCGCTTGACTTCGCGCCGCAAGGCGCTCACCTTTTACAGGCTCGGCATTCTGGCGCGCCTTGCGCTGGAACCCGGTGCGCCGTGGCGTACCCAGGCGGAATACGGCCTGGCCTGCCTGCGTGCCTACCGTGTCGAACAGGGGCTGCACGAACTGGCCGAAGCCGGGCGACGCGCCACGGCGGAAGACCAGGAACGGGCCTTCCTGCGGCTGCTGGACGGGAACGGCCCCGGCGGGCACCTGCGCCGGGGGCTGGATGTGGCGCCCACTGCGCCTTCCGCCCACCTGCGTGTGGCGAAACCAAACGCCGAAGCCGACATTTCACCGGACGCCACCGCCGCTCCCCCGGCGGACGACGGCGACCGGACCTGA
- a CDS encoding DNA repair protein RecN, which produces MLEYLRIRDLALIEDMELDFAPGLNALTGETGAGKSFILKALNFLIGDRLTADMVRPGKEKAHVEALFALADGDMVLRRELTADTGRSRLFINDRLSSQDTVRDMRASLVVHTSQHGQQKLLQPAFQARLLDEFLNRPDLLTARDETLKGLREVAAKREELAARARSLEDRRDVLEFQQREIDKVAPEAGEEDRLEERRRALRDVESAQQAQERALAVLRGEDGPGVAEALGLLERALDGLARLGVTGDGSGWSEDVASISAFRQGLADLERRLRRRPAPAASATSDDDDDMDVEAIEKRLYELAQLKRKLRRTLDEIVDMRREIEENLSFLDACRLDLRTLEREEDALKEQLCAVLAELNPARHEAAARLAQALEGELAGLGFSEHVRVAFDFTPSEPWPGCVEDRARLMWVPNPGQPPQPLDRIASGGELSRFLLAVVGLMARDETATLIFDEVDSGVGGLTLNRVSDRLAALAGRRQVILITHWPQLAARAGRHFQVSKEVADNATFTLCRRLDGEDIRKELARMAGGGGQGDAMARELIS; this is translated from the coding sequence ATGCTGGAATACCTGCGCATTCGGGATCTCGCGCTCATCGAGGACATGGAACTGGACTTCGCCCCCGGCCTCAACGCCCTTACCGGCGAGACAGGCGCGGGCAAAAGCTTCATCCTCAAGGCGCTCAATTTCCTCATCGGCGACCGGCTGACCGCCGACATGGTCCGCCCCGGCAAGGAAAAGGCCCATGTCGAGGCCCTGTTCGCCCTGGCCGACGGCGACATGGTGCTGCGCCGCGAACTGACGGCGGACACGGGTCGCAGCCGTCTGTTCATCAATGACCGGCTCAGTTCGCAGGACACGGTGCGCGACATGCGCGCCTCGCTGGTGGTGCACACCAGCCAGCACGGCCAGCAGAAGCTGCTGCAACCCGCCTTCCAGGCCCGATTGCTGGACGAATTCCTGAACCGGCCCGACCTGCTGACCGCCCGCGATGAGACGCTGAAAGGGTTGCGCGAGGTGGCCGCGAAACGCGAGGAACTGGCGGCCCGCGCCCGCTCGCTGGAAGACCGGCGCGACGTGCTGGAATTCCAGCAGCGCGAGATCGACAAGGTGGCCCCCGAAGCAGGAGAGGAGGACCGGCTGGAGGAACGCCGCCGCGCCCTGCGCGACGTGGAGTCTGCCCAGCAGGCCCAGGAGCGCGCCCTGGCCGTGCTGCGCGGCGAGGACGGCCCCGGCGTGGCCGAGGCGCTGGGCCTGCTGGAGCGGGCGCTGGACGGGCTTGCCCGGCTTGGCGTCACGGGAGACGGGTCCGGCTGGTCCGAGGATGTGGCCTCCATCTCCGCCTTCCGGCAGGGATTGGCCGACCTGGAACGCCGCCTGCGCCGCCGCCCCGCACCCGCCGCTTCCGCCACGTCCGATGATGACGACGACATGGACGTGGAGGCCATCGAAAAGCGGCTGTACGAACTGGCCCAGCTGAAACGCAAGCTGCGCCGCACCCTGGACGAGATCGTGGATATGCGCCGCGAGATCGAGGAGAATCTTTCGTTTCTCGATGCCTGCCGCCTGGACCTGCGCACCCTGGAGCGCGAGGAAGATGCCCTGAAGGAACAACTGTGCGCCGTGCTGGCGGAATTGAACCCCGCCCGGCACGAGGCCGCGGCCCGGCTGGCCCAGGCGCTGGAGGGCGAACTGGCGGGCCTGGGCTTTTCCGAGCACGTGCGCGTGGCCTTCGACTTCACCCCGTCCGAGCCGTGGCCCGGCTGCGTGGAAGACCGGGCGCGCCTGATGTGGGTGCCCAACCCCGGCCAGCCGCCGCAGCCGCTGGACCGCATTGCCTCCGGGGGCGAACTTTCGCGCTTTCTGCTGGCGGTGGTGGGGCTGATGGCCCGCGACGAAACCGCCACGCTGATCTTCGACGAAGTGGATTCCGGCGTGGGCGGGCTGACCCTGAACCGCGTCTCGGACCGCCTGGCCGCGCTGGCCGGGCGCAGACAGGTGATCCTGATCACCCACTGGCCGCAGTTGGCCGCCCGCGCGGGGCGGCACTTCCAGGTCAGCAAGGAAGTGGCGGACAACGCCACCTTCACCCTGTGCCGCAGGCTGGACGGCGAAGACATCCGCAAGGAACTGGCCCGCATGGCGGGAGGCGGCGGACAGGGTGATGCCATGGCACGAGAGCTGATTTCATGA